In the Candidatus Dechloromonas phosphoritropha genome, AGGTTTCCAGTTCCTCGCCATCGAGGACCAGCGGTTGCGCGGCGATGGCCGGGTTGCGGCATATCGCCAGCGTCGACGTCACCGTCGTGCCGCCGGTTTCGATGACGAAATCGAGGTCGACGCTGTCGACAAGGAAGGCGGGCGGGGTGTAATCCTTGAGGTAAATCGTCTGCGGGGTGTCGGTTTTCATGATTTGTTTTTCGCTTCTATTTCCTTGCGGATGCGTTCAATTTCGATTTGCTTTGCTTCGCGGGTACCCCATTTGAGTGGGCGCGCTGTCTTCGCTTTTCGGCTCGCCAAATATTCTGCTCGCTCGCGTTGCCATTGCGCCAATTCCTCGCGCTGGCGAAGCTCGGCTTCTTCCGCAGCCTTGCGTTCGGCTTCCTGTTTTGCCAACAGGCGCTCGGCCGCGATGGGAGGGGTAAAGGCCGGGAGTTTGGCGAGTTCCAGATACTCGCCAATTCGCGACCATAGAATGGTGTCGGAGAATTCGCCAATCAAGGGCAGGTTGAGCGCTTGAAAGATCGGGGTCCAGTATTGTTCCTGCCCGGAGGTGCCGCGGACGGCAATTTGCGGGTTGAACTGATACCAGCCATGGTCGACGCGTTTGAACAAGGCGCGATTGTAGGCATATTCGCGGTCGACTTCATTGCGCGAGAGAACCTGGGAGATATGGGTGCGGCGTTTGCGTTCCGGGCGCACGACGTTGGCCGGCAGATGCTCCCAGCTCGCGGCGATGGCGGTGGCCTCAAAGGCCGCATAAGGCCGGCGTTGACGATAGGTGAAGCGGGATTTGAACTGTGTCCACAGGGTCTGGAAGAGGAGATATTCGGAGAGATGGCGATCGATGCGTACCAGGCGCTCTCCGGTATTGACATCCAGCGACTGCGGGGCGAGCAGGCCATACATCGCGGCAAATGGCCCGGCGGCAAATTTTGCATCGCGAAAGGCCTCGCGCATGGCCCAGTGCAGCGCATTGAAGCCGTATTGGTCCACTGCCTCGCGATTGGCGCCGCGTTCAACCAGTGCTTCCACTAACGGTACATTGCCGGCGACGGCGGCGGCCATGAGCGGCGTCTGGTTCATCGGCAGGCGATGTTCCAGGCCATATTGGTCGCATTGGCGCAGCACGTCCCTGATATTCCTTGCAAAATAGGCCATGTAGTTTTTGCGGCCCAGGGTGGCGCGTTGCTGAGTGTAGGCCTTGGCCGCGTCGAACTTCGCCTCGCGGACTAGCCAGGCGGCCAACATGGGTTCGTCGTGGCAGGTGGCGAACTCGTAAAGCTGTTGTTTCTGTTTGTTGCCCGGGGCCTGCTCGCGAAATACCTTGATCAGCAGTTCGTTCAGGCGAGGCTGGTCGACAATCGGCCAAGGGACGGGCGTTTGTTTCAGGATGTCGCTGCGGATGGCGTCGGCCTGTTCCTGCTTGCCTTGCAGTTCGAGCTTGCGCGCTTCCTTTTGCCAATCTTCGCGCGTCGATTGACGGGCGTCGACCTTGATTTGTTCCGCGGTCGACAGTTCCAGCAGGCCGAAAATGGCATGCTGGACATCGGTTTCAATGATGTAAAGATTCCTGATGGCGCGGGTTAGCGCTACATATAGGGCGTTGACGAAGAACTTGTAAATTTCCAGCGACTTGTCGCTCTTGTCCCTGGCGCGGCGATAGTCGAGCTCATCGGTTTGCAGATCCTGCGCGCTGACACCATCGGCAATCTCGGAGAACTCGGCGCGGTGGTCGGAGACAAAGCGATAGAGCACGATGTTTTCGTACTCCAGGCCCTTGGCTTCGTGAATGGAAAACAGCAGTGGGGTTCCAAAATGTTTCCGGGCCTCGGCCTTGTCTTCGTCACGCATGACCAGAACGGCAAATTGCGTCGATTGCCGAATCTGCTTGTCGAGCTCCCTTTTGACGGCCTCCTTGTCTGCTATCAGCGAGACCTCCCCGCGCTCGGCGGCCATCGCCTGTACCAGGAAATTGCTTTCTCGATCAATCGAGCCGAATCGGCGATGCTTGATTTTCAACAACTGGTTGGCCACGCGAGTTGCTTCACTGCCATTGCGAAAATTGGCGGTCAGGACGCGCAACTCCTGCCGCTCAGCGATCGATGGGTCCTGCCAGAACAAGGCTTTGACTTGTGCCCAGGAGAAGAAATTGGGGTGCACAATCTGGTTTGAATCGCCGCAAAGCAGGAATTGCCCCGGCTTTTTCAGTGTTTTGAGAACCAGCGCCAGTTGGATGGGCGTTATGTCCTGTACTTCATCAATGACGACAAAGTCGTATCGTGGGGCGGCTTTGGATAGCAAGGCTTGGGCCACGAGATTGAGGTCAAAGAGCTTGGCTTCGCTCAGCCACGCGCGGTATTTGTCGAAGAGATCATAGAGCTTTCCCCGTTGCTCAGGCGGGAAGATCGACTGGCGCACGCCAAGGGCGGCATAGTCGTCACGCGAGAGCAGGCCACTGGCGGCGGCAGCGATGACCCCGCGAATTTCCTCGAAAGCCTGATGCCCGTCAATGTCTCGAAACGCTTGCTGCTGGCGAGAAAACCAGCCCGAAAAGTCACGCCATGTTGCTTCGCGCCCGGGCGGCACCTGGATCGATTCGGTAAATTCCCGATACGACAGAAATACGGCATCTTGCCCAGTGTGCTCGAAGCCATGCGCGAAGTAGAGATCGCGCGCGCTTTGGGCCAGGAAGGCGGAATGCGTCACATACAGCACTTCGCCCTCGGCATGTTTCAACTTTTCCAGGGTCAGGGCGGTCTTGCCGCTGCCCGCGCTTCCGACAATCACGATGGGGGCGGGAACGCGATAGATGGCTTCCTGGAGATCGTCAAAGGACAGCGGCTTGTCGAGGAGGTGTACGTGGGTGCGATCCGGGTGCAGGTAGCGCAATGGCTCGGCTTCAGCGACGGCCTCGGCAAAACCGCAATCGGGAATTTTGCTTTCATCAATTTGCGCCCCGCGCAGGAAGCGCGATTTGTCATAGTCGTGATTCTCAATGATTTCAAGCATCAGGGCGCAGACCGTGTCGCCATGACGAACCAGTGAGAACAGTAGACGGTTACTGTCGTCGAGGCGGGCGCGGTAAAACTTGCCGTGGCTGAGATTGACCAGTTTCTTGACCTGGGCCGCGGCAAAGTCGCCGCGGGCAATAGCCTCGACAAGTTTGCGATAGGTTTTGCTGACGCGCGAAGTGTTCAGGCCGCTGTATTCGAGGATTCTCATGTGGGAATGCAGAACAAAAATTGAATTGGATTGAAGCTGGATATTGAGTGGATCTATTTTCCCACTTGCAACGCGCTTTGAGCGCTTCAGAGACTGAAGTCTCGCGCTTCACCTGTGCCGCTTACCCGTCGCCAGATCGGCCAGCGTTCGCGCCCTGAAACGACGGACTACGTGGAAGGCAGCGGGAACGTCGGCGATGGTCAGCGTGTTCGGCGTTACGGAAAATGGCACGTTTTCGCCGTCGACCGCAACACTCAGGGTTTCCAGTTCGTCGCTGTCGAGCCCCAGTGTCTGCGCCCGGGCGGGCCAGGTTGCGGCGCAGCACCAGCATCACGCTGACCGTGGTGCCGCCGGTTTCGATGTCGAGGTCGACGGTATCGATCAGGAGGGCGGGCGCGGTGTAGTCCTTGAGATAGATCGTCTGGGGGGTATCCGTTTTCATTGTTTGAGCAGCATCGGGGCTGGATCGGCCGATGATATGTCAAAGCAGCGAGGACGGTTTTTGCGGGGCGAGGGATGTAAGTGACGTGAAGCCGCGAAGGGGGTCGGTGAGCGGGGCTATTTCCGATGTCGACCCTGAAGAGTCACATGACGAAGGCAACCCGAACTGCATTTACATCCTGCTTTGCAGGCGGCCATGGGCGATGTGCTTATTGATGCCAGTCGCCAGAAGTACTCAAAACTGATTGTCGAAACGCATAGCGAGCATCTCTTGCTACGCGTATTAAAGCGAGTTCGGCAAAGTTCCGCAGGGACGCAGATTCCTGAACAGTTGCGCATTGCCTCTGACGAAGTCACGGTCCTCTATTTCAATCCGTTGCCTGATGGTACCAGCGAGGTGAAGAATTTGCGGGTTTCTCGTGATGGGGATTTCATGGATCGATGGCCCCGTGGTTTCTTTGAGGAACGTGACCGGGAACTGTTCGATGAATGAGCTGTTTGCCGCCGATCCTGGGGCATTTCTCCATCCGTCTGATCTGCGCTTCGCCTTGGAAAAATTTGGCCCTGAGGCAGGTCGCTATCTTGGTGAATATCCCTCTGACTGGGTGTTGCGGGTTGAGCAAAGCGTCCCTGCTGTTTCGCCTGTGGAGCAGGCGCGTATCAGTACCTGCCTTAGAAGAGCCATTGAGCGTCTGAAACTGATTCCGAACCGCTCCTTCCCGTTCGATCTGAGGCGGTCGTGGGAGGATAACGCCTTTGAGTTGCTCAAGCCGCCGAACCCTTGTTTCGATGCGGTAATCATTGGGCACGAAGGTGGTCATTCTGCGGCGCTTACGCTTGATTCACTCGATCTTCCTCCGACAGCAGAGGAAAAAATCGAGGGCATTCCGCGTGAGTTTGTCCGTGTTTGCAAGACGATCGCGCTTTTCAGTCCGGAGATTGTAATGGTCGATCCGTATGTCAATCCGTGCAAGCAAAATGCAGTAAGCGTGCTGAGACCTTTGCTGCAACAGATTGCTCGCGGGCGATGTGAAAGAGTCCTGATCTGCGCGCGTTATGACTCCGTGATTGGCACCCGGCAGAGTACAGAAGAAGAGCTTCGTGAGGCCCTAAGGAAATTGCGTGCAGATGCTCAGTTGCCGCTTGCATGTTCGCTAGAATATGCGTTGTTCGAAGACAGTCAGTCGGCTAGCCGCATGCATGCGCGTTACCTCTTCTCAATCAAGGGGGGGGTGCGACTTGATCAAGGCTTTCAGAAGCTTCCATCTGGGCGCAAGGTCGACGTTGGGCCAATTTCTCCTGTGCTGCTCCATGAGTTGATCGATATCTATGTCGAAGGTCGCCACGACATGCAGGAAGTTCTGCGTCTTCGACTCTAATTGTTTCCATCAATACGCGTAAGGAACTCGGTCGGCTGTGGCCGAATTCCAGAACTGCCACGCGGAGAATCGAGCGACGGGTTTCCGATCAGTTACCCGACGTTCGGCCTACCTCGCTTTTGAGCACTCTAATCACCACTCCTGGCCGCTAGTAGCCATGTACCTTCAGCTACCACCGCCGCCAAACCTGCCACCGTTCCTGCCCGGAAACCACCAGAATCGACTCGTTGACCCCAGCACCCTCGATGCGCACGACGCTGCGCAGCGTGAAGGCATCGGGAACGTCGGCGATGGTCAGCGCATTCGGCGTTACGGAAAACGCCCCTTTTTCGCCGTCGACCGTGACACTCAGCGTTTCGAGGTCCTCGCCGTCGAGCACCCGCGCTTGCAACGGGATGGGGTGTGGTTCTTGAAAAAAGGTCGGCGGCGTATCTGTCTTCAATGTCTGACTGAGCGTTGGGGAAGCGAGCAGACGACGCGGTAATCCAGGTGGCGTCGAGTTCCCGAGGTCTGCTCGAAGGCATCGAATTGTTGATTGACTGCGCCTGGCAGCCCGCTGATACTGCTCGGGGAAGCGCCTGGATGCCTGTCCGCGCGACTGTCGCCGCCCTGGTCTGGTCAGGAACAAAGCGTGATCCGCGGGCCGCCGGGCAGTTCCGGCGCTGTTCCCTGATGCGCGAGGGAGGTGACGATGGAAGCAGTGATGCTCAAAATCTGGACCTATTTCTGGTTGCCGGAGACCAAGTACATTATCGCCGTGGTCGCCTTCTTTGCGCTGTTGTCGTTGCGGATACTGCCCAAGGAGCGTCAGCGGATCGGCAGGACGACGGTAGTGTTCGTCCTCTGCCTGGGGGGCCAGATCTTCGGTGCCGTGCTCCAGGCGCTCGATTATTCGCGCTTCGCGGTCATGATCCACGAGTTGTTCGTCATCGGTTCAGGAATGGCGTTGTGCCGCCTGGTGGCGATCTTCGTCTTCCGCATCATCCTGCCGCGCTTCGGCATCGTCGTCGTGCGCATCGCCGAGGACATTATCCTCCTCGTCGTCTACGCCGCCTTCCTCCTCGGGCGGTTGCACATCGTCGGCCTCGACCTGTCCAGCCTGCTGACCACCTCGGCGGTGATCACCGCGGCGCTGGCTTTCTCGATGCAGGACACCCTTGGCAACATATTGTCGGGCGTCGCGTTGCAACTCGACAACTCGCTGCGCACCGGCGACTGGGTGAAGATCGACGATGTCACTGGCCGGGTGGCGCAGATTCGCTGGCGGCAGACAACGATCCGCACGCGCAACGGCGACGTGGTGGTCGTTCCCAACAGTCAGTTGATGCGCGGCAGGTTCACCGTCTTCGGCCGGGCGGACATCCCCAACTGGCCCTGGCGACGCTGGATCTGGTTCAACATCACCTATGACTCGCCGCCGACGCTGGTGATCCAGAAGGTGGAAAAGGCGATCCGCAGCGCCGACATTCCCAACGTCGCCCGCGATCCCGCCCCGACCTGCGTGCTGATGGAGTTCGGGCAGGGCTACGGGCGCTACGCGCTGCGCTATTGGATGCTCGATCCGCAGCCTGACGACCCGACCGATTCCGCGGTGCGGGTTCATATCCTGGTCGCGTTGCAACGCGCGCGAATGGAGTTGGCGGTGCCGGAACACTCGGTGCACATTACCAAGGAAAACGATGCCTATCGCGAGTCGCTGCGCCGCCGGGAAATCGACCGCCGTATCGCCGATCTGCAAAAGCTGGAGCTGTTTTCCAGCCTGCAGGAAGAGGAGCTGCGGACCATCTGTGAGCACATGGTCTACGCGCCATTTGTCTGCGGCGACGTCATCTTCCACCAGGGCGAAGCATCGCACTGGCTCTATCTGCTGGCCGTCGGCGAAGCCGAAGAGTGGATGGAGTTTCCCGACCATTCACGGCAGCTCTTCCGCACGGTCCAGGCCGGGGGCACGTTCGGCGAAAGGGGAGTGCTGACCGGTGAGGATCGCCGCGCCACGATCATCGCCAAGACCGACGTGGTGTGCTACCGCCTGGACCAGGCCACGGTCGAGGAGGTTATCCGCTCCCGGCCGGAAATTGCCGAAGCGATCGCCGAAATTCTTACCCGCCGCGAGGCCGAAATGGATAGCTTCAGGCACCAGTTCATGGGCGCGGCCGAAGATGACCAGGGATCGCAGCCGAAAGCCGGCATCCTGGCCAAGATCAGGGAGTTTGTGGGGCTGTGAGAGCGTGATCGGCCGCGCGGTGTAACCGGCCCGGCCGGTGGGCGGATTCCGGATTGTTCGCGGAATCTCGCGATGACCTTCCGCAAGTGACTGGCGATTGGCGCAATCCCTCTTGCGGAGCTTCTGTCTGGCGACAGCATCCTTTACAACTGTGACGATCCCCTTCGCATGCCGTTCACGAAGCGCCTGAAGAACTTCGTCGACGACGTCGAGTTCCGGTCAGCCCCGGATATCGTGTTTCGGGGCGTAGTAAATAAGGTATTCAGGATGTCATGGACTCCGCTGATCCACGCCCGCCCATCCCATCGTCGAGCTACAATCAGTTCTGTTCATGAAAGGAGGGCAAGTCCGGATGTCTGATTCTCCAATATTGGTAATTGCCGCGCTCACGCTGGTCCTGGCGGCCTGCGGGAGCACACCCAAGGTCCCGCCCGCATCTCAGAATACACAGCTCGAACTGAAGCTTGCGAGCGGCACCTACAACTGCGAGCACAACGTGCGCATCAAGCTCGAGCGTGAAATCCGCAACCGCGTGACCCACAGCATCACGATCGTCTGGAATAGCAGCAGCTACCGGCTCGAGCGCGACCCTTCCTACTCGGGACTTCCACGGTACGAGGATGGCGCGAGCGGGCTGGTGTGGATCGACCTGCCGTGGAAGGGCTTGTTGCTGGACGGCAAGACCAACAAACCGCTGGTTAATGAATGTCGCCCCGCTTGAGAAAAGGGGAGGCCGGATTCAAATGGACTTGAACCCACCAGGGAGACGCTGAACAATTTGACGTCGATTTCCAAATCCAAGGCTGAATTGGGGTGAACTAGCCCTGTTTTATGGGAATTTCCGGCTTTCGGGGCACAGCATTGCATGGGGCGCTCATTATTGGGCCGGGTTAATGGATGCGCACTGGCAGTGTCAGATAGGGCAGGGTCGAACTGAGACTTTCCTTGCCTCTCCTGATTTCCATGCGCGCGATGGCTTGCAGGTGTACTTCGTCTGGCCCATCGGCATAGCGCAGCGCCCGGCCCCAGGTCCAGTGGTCGGCCAGCGGCGTCTTCGGGCTGTTGCTCATCGCCCCGAACGTCTGCGTCGCACGATCGCACACCGCGGTATGCACGCCCAGGACCAGTGCCTTGATCATCGAGATCTCCTGCGCGCTTCCTTGGCCCCGACGTTGTCGATCATCCAGGCGGCCTTGAGAGCCGGCGGGCGTGCCTGATCGATCTCGATTCGCGACTTCACGATTCATTCGCCGATGGTGAGCGATCGCTATGCCTGCATGTCTCGAATAGCACTGCTACTGGCACCGCAGTATGGATCACTACCAGGCGAATATCGGCTGCGCGGCAAGTTGACCGCGGCCATCGCAAACGCCGCACCTCCGTTAGCGGGCATGCGTCAGGCAGAAGGAATATTCCGGGACGGCCCCCGAAGAATGAGTGCCTGCCGACCTGACTTGAAGATGACTGTTCGCCATCGTGCCACATACATCCCCCCTGTTTCGAGTGGCTCAGGTGACCAGGCTTTGTATATTATGTGCGGCATTGCTTGCAGTGAGCGCAGCCGGGGCGCGCACCCTGCCCGAAAGAATGAATTCCAACGAACCCGAGCTAACCAGAGAAGGAGACATCATGGGCATGGGACTGATGCAGGACCGTCCGCTGCTGATTTCGACGCTGATCGAGCATGCGTCCAAGTTCCACAACGATGCGGAGATCGTTTCACGAACCTGCGAGGGTCCGATTCACCGTTGCACTTACGGCGACATTTCGCGCAGGTCCAAGCAGGTCGCCAACGCTCTGACGGAGCTCGGCGTCAAGCGCGGCGACCGGGTGGCGACTCTGGCTTGGAACGGCTACCGGCACATGGAACTCTATTACGGCGTTTCCGGCTCCGGGGCGGTGCTGCATACGATCAACCCGCGCCTTTTCCCCGAGCAGATCGAATACATCGCCAATCACGCCAAGGATCAGTTCGTTTTCTTCGATCTGACCTTCGTTCCGCTGATCGAGAAACTGGCGCCGCTGATGAAGACCGTGAAGGGCTTCGTGCTGTTGACCGACCGTAGCCACGTGCCCGACTGCAACATTCCCGGACTGCTATGCTATGAAGAACTCATCGGCCGCCAGAGCGGCGCATACGAATGGCCGGTGTTCGACGAAAACACCGCGTCATCGCTGTGCTACACATCGGGAACAATGGGCAATCCGAAGGGTGTTCTCTACTCGCACCGCTCATCGGTGCTGCATTCCTTCGCCGTCTGCTCGACTGATGTACTCGGACTGGGCGCGAAGGATTCGGCGCTGATGATCGTCCCGATGTTCCACGTCAATGCCTGGGGCATGCCCTATGCCGGTGCCATGTGTGGCGCCAAGTTGGTGATGCCCGGACCGGCGCTCGACGGCAAGAGCGTCTACGAGTTGATGCGCGACGAGAAGGTGACGCTGGCCCTCGGCGTTCCGACCGTCTGGATGATGCTGTTTCAGCATGTCGACGCCAACCGGCTCGCGCCGCGCGATGACCTTTGTGTCGAGCGCGTCGTCATTGGTGGCTCGGCCGCACCGCGCGCCATGTGCGAGAAGTTCGAGACCCAGTTCGGCGCCTTTGTCGTGCATGCCTGGGGAATGACCGAGATGTCCCCCCTAGGCACGGTCTGCAACTTGCTGCCCAAGCACAAGGATTACTCGCTCGACCAGCGCCTGAACCTGCAGGTCAAGCAGGGACGGGTGATCTACGGCGTAGACATGAAGATCACCGATGACGAGGGCAACAGCTTGCCGCACGATGGCAAGGCTTTCGGCCATCTGATGGTGCGCGGACCATGGGTCACCAGTGGCTACTTCAACGGCGAAGGCGGCGAGATCCTCGATGCCGAAGGCTTTTTCGATACCGGCGACGTCGCCACCCTCGACCCCGATGGTTACATGCAGATCACCGATCGCTCGAAGGACGTGATCAAGTCGGGTGGCGAATGGATCTCGTCGATCGACCTCGAGAATGCGGCGGTCGGGCACCCCGCCGTGGCGGAAGCCGCGGTGATCGGTGTGGCCCATGCCAAATGGCAGGAGCGCCCGCTCCTGATCATCGTCAGGAAGGCCGGCCAGGAAGTGACCTGCGAAGAGATGCTGAAATTCCTTGACGACAAGGTTGCCAAGTGGTGGCTGCCCGAGGATGTCATCTTCGCCGAAGATCTGCCGCACACTGCCACCGGCAAGCTGCAGAAGATGAAGCTGCGCGAACTGTTCAAGGATTACCGGTTCCCCGAAAACTGAAATTTTGCCAGGGAGGCCGTCAGGCCTGGCCTGTCCCGGCCTGACGCCGTTCATTTCTCCCGCACCCCCACCGTGCCGTGTCGGCTGCGGTCGACCGCCCGGTTTGGGCGGAAATGCTCTCGAACGTCCGAATTCGGTCGGGGGCACTGCTCAAGGCCCCCTTGACCCGGACTCACCCAAGTTCGTTCGGCAACCCGCCCGAAACCGGGATTGCCTGAATCCTGCGCGTTCTGGTCACAGCGCCGCATTCCTTTGCCACCGAACATGAGCGGCTGGTGATTTCTCGCCAAGTGTGAGTTATCTCTCGGTCAGTCCCGGCCCCATCGCAGTAGATTGAAGGCAGGTCAGGGGCGGCAGTTTTCATTTGCGGCATAAAATGCACCTGTTCCGGAAAACGGGCTTGCCAGGGGAAGAAGGATGTTGTGTGAATTACTGGGCACGAAAATGAAAACATGGCATGTATTGGCGGTCGATCCGCAAGATCATCTGCGTGACCAGCGGATCCTGATCTCGGCTGCTTCCCAGATTCTGCATTGCGCAGGATCCGTGGCCGAGGGCAAAGAGATCCTCCACAGGGATCATTGCAGTGTCGGACTGGTCGTCTTCGGCTCGCTGGCACCGGCGTTTCGCGAAGAGGTCGAGCAATTGATTTCAGCCACTCCGACGACCGAGTGGATTGCCGTCGTCACGCCGGAAACAATCGGCTCCAAGGCGTTGCAGACTTTCATCCTGAATGCCTTTCACGATTTCCATACGCTTCCGATCGACCCGAAACGGCTGGCGATGAGCATTGGCCATGCCTGCGGCAAAGCCGGATTGCGCCTCGCTCTCGCCGACCCGGATGACGCATCCGGACGTTTTGGAATCATCGGCGCCAGCCCGGTGATGATGAGATTCTTCCGTCAACTGGAGAAGGTGGTCGACGCCGATCTGCCGGTGCTGATCGGCGGTGAGTCGGGTACCGGCAAGGAACTGGTGGCAAAGGCTATTCACAGCCAATCGCCGCGCTCGCAAAAGCCCTTCGTCGTCGTCAACTGTGCCGCCATCCCGACCAATTTGATTCAGGCCGAGTTGTTCGGGTACGAAAAAGGCGCGTTTACTGGTGCGACGGAGC is a window encoding:
- a CDS encoding UvrD-helicase domain-containing protein — its product is MRILEYSGLNTSRVSKTYRKLVEAIARGDFAAAQVKKLVNLSHGKFYRARLDDSNRLLFSLVRHGDTVCALMLEIIENHDYDKSRFLRGAQIDESKIPDCGFAEAVAEAEPLRYLHPDRTHVHLLDKPLSFDDLQEAIYRVPAPIVIVGSAGSGKTALTLEKLKHAEGEVLYVTHSAFLAQSARDLYFAHGFEHTGQDAVFLSYREFTESIQVPPGREATWRDFSGWFSRQQQAFRDIDGHQAFEEIRGVIAAAASGLLSRDDYAALGVRQSIFPPEQRGKLYDLFDKYRAWLSEAKLFDLNLVAQALLSKAAPRYDFVVIDEVQDITPIQLALVLKTLKKPGQFLLCGDSNQIVHPNFFSWAQVKALFWQDPSIAERQELRVLTANFRNGSEATRVANQLLKIKHRRFGSIDRESNFLVQAMAAERGEVSLIADKEAVKRELDKQIRQSTQFAVLVMRDEDKAEARKHFGTPLLFSIHEAKGLEYENIVLYRFVSDHRAEFSEIADGVSAQDLQTDELDYRRARDKSDKSLEIYKFFVNALYVALTRAIRNLYIIETDVQHAIFGLLELSTAEQIKVDARQSTREDWQKEARKLELQGKQEQADAIRSDILKQTPVPWPIVDQPRLNELLIKVFREQAPGNKQKQQLYEFATCHDEPMLAAWLVREAKFDAAKAYTQQRATLGRKNYMAYFARNIRDVLRQCDQYGLEHRLPMNQTPLMAAAVAGNVPLVEALVERGANREAVDQYGFNALHWAMREAFRDAKFAAGPFAAMYGLLAPQSLDVNTGERLVRIDRHLSEYLLFQTLWTQFKSRFTYRQRRPYAAFEATAIAASWEHLPANVVRPERKRRTHISQVLSRNEVDREYAYNRALFKRVDHGWYQFNPQIAVRGTSGQEQYWTPIFQALNLPLIGEFSDTILWSRIGEYLELAKLPAFTPPIAAERLLAKQEAERKAAEEAELRQREELAQWQRERAEYLASRKAKTARPLKWGTREAKQIEIERIRKEIEAKNKS
- a CDS encoding DUF3696 domain-containing protein is translated as MGDVLIDASRQKYSKLIVETHSEHLLLRVLKRVRQSSAGTQIPEQLRIASDEVTVLYFNPLPDGTSEVKNLRVSRDGDFMDRWPRGFFEERDRELFDE
- a CDS encoding mechanosensitive ion channel, coding for MEAVMLKIWTYFWLPETKYIIAVVAFFALLSLRILPKERQRIGRTTVVFVLCLGGQIFGAVLQALDYSRFAVMIHELFVIGSGMALCRLVAIFVFRIILPRFGIVVVRIAEDIILLVVYAAFLLGRLHIVGLDLSSLLTTSAVITAALAFSMQDTLGNILSGVALQLDNSLRTGDWVKIDDVTGRVAQIRWRQTTIRTRNGDVVVVPNSQLMRGRFTVFGRADIPNWPWRRWIWFNITYDSPPTLVIQKVEKAIRSADIPNVARDPAPTCVLMEFGQGYGRYALRYWMLDPQPDDPTDSAVRVHILVALQRARMELAVPEHSVHITKENDAYRESLRRREIDRRIADLQKLELFSSLQEEELRTICEHMVYAPFVCGDVIFHQGEASHWLYLLAVGEAEEWMEFPDHSRQLFRTVQAGGTFGERGVLTGEDRRATIIAKTDVVCYRLDQATVEEVIRSRPEIAEAIAEILTRREAEMDSFRHQFMGAAEDDQGSQPKAGILAKIREFVGL
- a CDS encoding long-chain-fatty-acid--CoA ligase — translated: MGMGLMQDRPLLISTLIEHASKFHNDAEIVSRTCEGPIHRCTYGDISRRSKQVANALTELGVKRGDRVATLAWNGYRHMELYYGVSGSGAVLHTINPRLFPEQIEYIANHAKDQFVFFDLTFVPLIEKLAPLMKTVKGFVLLTDRSHVPDCNIPGLLCYEELIGRQSGAYEWPVFDENTASSLCYTSGTMGNPKGVLYSHRSSVLHSFAVCSTDVLGLGAKDSALMIVPMFHVNAWGMPYAGAMCGAKLVMPGPALDGKSVYELMRDEKVTLALGVPTVWMMLFQHVDANRLAPRDDLCVERVVIGGSAAPRAMCEKFETQFGAFVVHAWGMTEMSPLGTVCNLLPKHKDYSLDQRLNLQVKQGRVIYGVDMKITDDEGNSLPHDGKAFGHLMVRGPWVTSGYFNGEGGEILDAEGFFDTGDVATLDPDGYMQITDRSKDVIKSGGEWISSIDLENAAVGHPAVAEAAVIGVAHAKWQERPLLIIVRKAGQEVTCEEMLKFLDDKVAKWWLPEDVIFAEDLPHTATGKLQKMKLRELFKDYRFPEN
- a CDS encoding sigma-54-dependent Fis family transcriptional regulator encodes the protein MKTWHVLAVDPQDHLRDQRILISAASQILHCAGSVAEGKEILHRDHCSVGLVVFGSLAPAFREEVEQLISATPTTEWIAVVTPETIGSKALQTFILNAFHDFHTLPIDPKRLAMSIGHACGKAGLRLALADPDDASGRFGIIGASPVMMRFFRQLEKVVDADLPVLIGGESGTGKELVAKAIHSQSPRSQKPFVVVNCAAIPTNLIQAELFGYEKGAFTGATERKIGKIEAANGGLLFFDEIGDLPLDLQGNLLRVLQERAVTRLGSTRAIPVDFRLVAATHVDLHQAIVAKRFREDLFYRLNVIHLQLPSLRERNGDVALLAKTVLRNFALTTPKCRVVGFTAEAMRAINTYHWPGNVRELINRVRRGVIMSEGKLVGSDDMGFEPADQEAPAVTLEAARASFERDIVETSLRANGNNVSRTARQLGVSRVTLYRVINKLGITL